A window of the Gossypium arboreum isolate Shixiya-1 chromosome 2, ASM2569848v2, whole genome shotgun sequence genome harbors these coding sequences:
- the LOC108466161 gene encoding uncharacterized protein LOC108466161 — protein sequence MEALLIGEKCTIHSDHKSLKYLFTQKELNLSQRRWVELLKDYDCTIEYHLSKANVVADTLSRRVKSDLRAMLACLSLLDDGSLLAKLKVKPIWIKSKQLIDGTLGARLRQVENRETSYFGINSEGVLCFRERICIPKDNDLRQSIPREAHSSLYAMHLGTNKMYTMSSSRGKKTTVPLRKNGKGRLPQALPWKFATHTSNFHPTIRRNYSKSYGPDL from the exons atggaggcattacttataggGGAGAAGTGTACAATTCATTCggaccataagagtttgaagtacctcTTTACCCAAAAAGAGCTCAACCTTAGCCAGcgtaggtgggtggaattattgaaggattatgattgtacaaTAGAATACCACCTTAGCAAAGCGAATGTGGTAGCCGACACATTGAGTCGTAGGGTTAAGTCAGACTTGAGGGCTATGCTCGCATGTTTAAGtttgttggatgatggtagcttgttagctaaGCTTAAAGTAAAACCGATATGGATAAAGAGTAAGCAATTGATAGATGGGACCTTGGGTGCTCGTCTTAGACAAGTGGAGAATAGGGAGACATCATACTTTGGGATAAACAGTGAAGGAGTGTTGTGTTTCCGTGAGAGAATATGTATACCTAAGGACAATGATCTAAGACAATCTATTCCGCGGGAAGCACATAGCAGCCTCTATGCTATGCATCTTGGCACAAACAAGAT GTATACCATGTCAAGCTCACGTGGCAAGAAAACTACCGTTCCGCTTCGAAAAAATGGAAAGGGGCGTCTTCCTCAGGCCCTACCGTGGAAATTCGCCACCCATACCTCCAATTTCCACCCGACAATCAGAAGGAACTATTCCAAATCCTATGGGCCCGACCTTTAG
- the LOC128284373 gene encoding uncharacterized protein LOC128284373, with the protein MGRGQARGGNGNGRGRGAPGKNKVLAEARQPALVYAARRREDGDAPDMITSMFFIYELPCTALIVIGSTHSYVACNMTESLSDMFEITSNEITLISPLGQPVGVNKLFRKVPLVVQRVTFLADLMELSFSEFDLILGMDWLVKHRATLDCTVKRMVLRPMEDKEVVVIGERRNYLSNVILALRARNDTEVKSPTVEELRTVREFPDVFLKELPGLPPNWEVEFGIELLPGMAPVSIAPYRMEPNELVELKAQI; encoded by the exons ATGGGTCGTGGGCAGgccaggggtggtaatggtaatgGACGTGGACGTGGAGCACCAGGCAAAAATAAAGTCCttgctgaggcgaggcagccagctttggtttatgctgctcgtcgccgagAAGACGGGGATGCCCCAGATATGATAACGAGtatgttctttatatatgagttaCCTTGCACTGCTTTGATTGTTATTGGATCGacacattcatatgttgcatgcaatatGACTGAATCTTTGAGTGATATGTTTGAAATTACTTCGAATGAGATAACTTTGATAAGTCCGTTAGGTCAGCCAGTgggagtgaataagttgtttaggAAGGTACCCTTAGTAGTACAAAGGGTTACCTTTTTAGCGGACTTGATGGAGTTGTCGTTTAGTGAGTTTGATTTAatcttgggtatggactggctggtgAAACACCGAGCCACCTTGGATTGCACTGtaaagcgaatggtgttaagaccAATGGAGGATAAGGAGGTGGTGGTGATTGGTGAACGTCGGAATTATCTATCCAATGTGATTTTGGCATTAAGGGCTAGGAA CGACACGGAGGTTAAGAGCCCTACTGTTGAGGAGTTAAGAACAGTTAGGGAATTCCCTGATGTTTTCCTTAAAGAGTTACCAGGGTTGCCACCCAACTGGGAGGTAGAATTTGGAATCGAATTGTTACCTGGTATggctccggtgtctatcgccccttatcgGATGGAACCAAATGAGTTGGTGGAACTTAAGGCACAGATTTAG